The following nucleotide sequence is from Lacinutrix sp. Hel_I_90.
GATAATAGGCTTTTAGCCTATGATTACGGGAAATTATTAGGCAAAACGAAGCAATATAGAAAGGCTTCAAAACTGTTTAGAGTATTAGTAAATGCAGACTCTTTAAATTCAAATTATCATTACGAGCTTGGTGTAAATTTGGATGCTATAGATGAGGAACAAGCGGCTCAAGAGCATTTTGAAAAGGCTTTTATAATAGATTCTACCCATCAAAAAGCGATTTACAGATTGGCGAGATTCCAACTTAAAAAAGGGCAGCATGAAGCGGTCATTCGTCTGGTGGATGTTGGTCTTAAATCCTATCCAAGGAATACCTTATTAATCAGTTTGAAAGCACAAAGTTTTTACAATAGCATGTATTTTAATCAAGCCATTGTTTGGTTCGAAAAGCTCATTGCATTAGGAGAAAGGAGTTCCTTTATTTATGAAAAATTGAGTGTTGCCTATGCTAGGGAGCTAGAATACGAAAAAGCAATTTCTAATTTAGAAGAAGTGCTTAAATTAGAGCCTAAGAACGCCTCTAATGTATACAAATTGGGTGATCTCTATTTTAAAGCGGAAGATTACGTAAATGCAGAAAAATATATAAAATATGCCTTAGAACTTCAAGACACGCCTTTAGATAAAGAATATAACAGATTAGCAAGTATTTATAACTACTTAAAGAGGCCAGAGGAAGCTGTTGCCTATTATAAAAAAGCATTGAAGGAAAATCCTGAAAATGAAAACACACGGTTTTCTTTAGTGATAACTAAGGACAGTTATTACAAAGATATAGAAGCGAGAATTAAATTATATGAAGCGTATCTTAAAACGGATCCAGGTAGCCAGTATACAAAATGGGCAGAAGATGCTCTTACCCGT
It contains:
- a CDS encoding lipopolysaccharide assembly protein LapB; translation: MKNKFLVLVLVIIFKAEAQSSVLTIGDSLLAYGNYAKAITILQTHSNQNEVYYKLAKAYHAIGHYDAALTHYDKALDSDQDNRLLAYDYGKLLGKTKQYRKASKLFRVLVNADSLNSNYHYELGVNLDAIDEEQAAQEHFEKAFIIDSTHQKAIYRLARFQLKKGQHEAVIRLVDVGLKSYPRNTLLISLKAQSFYNSMYFNQAIVWFEKLIALGERSSFIYEKLSVAYARELEYEKAISNLEEVLKLEPKNASNVYKLGDLYFKAEDYVNAEKYIKYALELQDTPLDKEYNRLASIYNYLKRPEEAVAYYKKALKENPENENTRFSLVITKDSYYKDIEARIKLYEAYLKTDPGSQYTKWAEDALTRLKTEKFMSDEGDKK